The proteins below come from a single Longimicrobium sp. genomic window:
- a CDS encoding DUF1611 domain-containing protein, whose protein sequence is MPHTLATHRYLILTEALFGPLTSKTANSAIRYLPERIVAVLDSTQAGRTVQDVLGFGGAIPVVGTVEEGLRGAPTALLVGIAPQGGQLPDSWRGVLAASIAAGLDVVSGLHFYLGDDPELAALAGRAGVRIHDLRKPPPGLPVAHGLARDVEPLTVLTVGTDCNIGKMTAALQVRNALRARGARVGFAATGQTGLLIEGWGIAVDSVVADFIAGAAERLVLQACDGNDIVLVEGQGSLVHPGYSGVTMGLVHGTLPDAMILCHLPSRTFPYGGNGAYRWMPLPPVPDAIRLCEAVVEPLKPSRVIAVSLNTWDLTDAQARDAVARTQDETGLPATDPVRFDPAPLVDAVLAEQARKVEGRNAGRSGPTTAGTGG, encoded by the coding sequence GTGCCCCATACACTCGCCACGCACCGTTACCTGATCCTCACCGAAGCCCTCTTCGGCCCGCTCACCAGCAAGACCGCAAACAGCGCGATCCGGTACCTGCCGGAGCGGATCGTGGCGGTGCTCGATTCCACGCAGGCCGGCCGCACCGTGCAGGACGTGCTGGGGTTCGGCGGCGCGATTCCGGTGGTGGGGACGGTGGAGGAGGGGCTGCGCGGCGCCCCCACGGCGCTCCTGGTGGGGATCGCGCCACAGGGAGGGCAGCTCCCGGATTCGTGGCGCGGCGTACTCGCTGCCTCCATCGCGGCGGGGCTCGACGTGGTGAGCGGGCTGCACTTCTACCTGGGCGACGACCCGGAGCTGGCGGCGCTCGCCGGGCGCGCGGGGGTGCGGATCCACGATCTGCGCAAGCCGCCGCCGGGGCTGCCGGTGGCGCACGGCCTCGCGCGCGACGTGGAGCCCCTCACCGTGCTGACGGTGGGGACGGACTGCAACATCGGGAAGATGACGGCGGCGCTCCAGGTGCGGAACGCGCTACGGGCCCGCGGCGCGCGCGTGGGATTCGCCGCCACCGGCCAGACCGGGCTCCTGATCGAGGGGTGGGGGATCGCGGTGGACTCGGTGGTGGCGGACTTCATCGCCGGGGCGGCGGAGCGGCTGGTGCTGCAGGCGTGCGACGGCAACGACATCGTGCTGGTGGAGGGGCAGGGGTCGCTGGTGCACCCCGGCTACTCCGGCGTCACCATGGGGCTCGTCCACGGCACGCTCCCCGACGCGATGATCCTCTGCCACCTCCCGTCGCGCACCTTTCCGTACGGCGGCAACGGCGCGTACAGGTGGATGCCGCTCCCCCCCGTGCCGGACGCCATCCGCCTGTGTGAGGCGGTCGTGGAGCCGCTCAAGCCCTCGCGCGTCATCGCCGTCTCGCTGAACACCTGGGACCTGACGGATGCCCAGGCCCGCGACGCCGTCGCCCGCACCCAGGACGAGACCGGCCTCCCCGCCACCGACCCCGTGCGCTTCGACCCCGCGCCGCTGGTGGATGCGGTGCTGGCGGAGCAGGCGCGGAAGGTGGAGGGTCGAAATGCGGGGCGGAGTGGTCCAACAACCGCGGGAACCGGGGGCTGA
- a CDS encoding oxidative damage protection protein — MAEITCVRCGQNKPALPFPPFNNDFGKRIQAEICQECWAQWLKHQTMLINHNGLNLRDPEARKYLLENTEKFLFSTGDAEQVDTTKQGTIQW; from the coding sequence ATGGCCGAGATTACCTGCGTCCGCTGCGGACAGAACAAGCCGGCGCTTCCCTTTCCGCCGTTCAACAACGACTTCGGCAAGCGCATCCAGGCGGAGATCTGCCAGGAGTGCTGGGCGCAGTGGCTGAAGCACCAGACGATGCTCATCAACCACAACGGCCTCAACCTGCGCGACCCCGAAGCCCGCAAGTACCTTCTGGAGAACACCGAAAAGTTCCTCTTCTCCACCGGCGACGCCGAGCAGGTCGACACCACGAAGCAGGGCACCATCCAGTGGTGA
- a CDS encoding serine hydrolase, with amino-acid sequence MLARTLAPLLLLAACAPAAPRPVAHAALEAEVRDIIRRAAGDTAEVSVAFRDLATGDSLLIDARKTMHAASTMKVPVMLELFRRADAGELRMDELVPVSNEFRSIADGSTYTLSRADDSDTTLYGRVGQRVPLRELLERMITRSSNLATNLLIDRADPRRIATTLAGLGASEVKVLRGVEDGPAFRAGMNNATTAYGLMRVMEAIAGGRAASRSSTDEMLAILGRQEFREMIPAGLPAGVRSANKTGNITRIAHDAAIVFPDGRAPYVLVVLTRGFARDSVAAATGRDISAAVYRHVARR; translated from the coding sequence ATGCTCGCACGCACCCTCGCGCCCCTCCTCCTGCTGGCCGCCTGCGCACCCGCGGCGCCGCGCCCCGTCGCCCATGCCGCGCTGGAGGCGGAGGTGCGCGACATCATCCGCCGCGCCGCCGGCGACACGGCCGAGGTCTCCGTCGCCTTTCGCGACCTCGCCACGGGAGACTCGCTCCTGATCGACGCGCGCAAGACGATGCACGCGGCCAGCACCATGAAGGTGCCGGTGATGCTGGAGCTCTTTCGCCGCGCCGACGCGGGCGAGCTGCGCATGGACGAGCTCGTACCGGTGAGCAACGAGTTCCGCAGCATCGCAGACGGCAGCACCTACACCCTGAGCCGCGCGGACGACAGCGACACCACGCTCTACGGGCGCGTGGGCCAGCGCGTGCCGCTCCGCGAGCTGCTGGAGCGGATGATCACGCGCTCCAGCAACCTGGCCACCAACCTCCTGATCGACCGCGCCGACCCGCGCCGCATCGCCACCACGCTTGCCGGGCTGGGCGCGAGCGAAGTGAAGGTGCTGCGAGGCGTGGAGGACGGCCCCGCCTTCCGCGCCGGGATGAACAACGCCACCACCGCGTACGGCCTGATGCGCGTGATGGAGGCGATCGCCGGCGGGCGGGCCGCATCGCGCAGCTCCACGGACGAGATGCTCGCGATCCTGGGACGGCAGGAGTTCCGCGAGATGATCCCGGCCGGGCTGCCCGCGGGGGTGCGCTCCGCCAACAAGACGGGTAACATCACCCGCATCGCGCACGACGCCGCCATCGTCTTCCCCGACGGCCGCGCGCCCTACGTGCTGGTGGTCCTCACCCGCGGCTTCGCCCGTGACAGCGTGGCCGCGGCGACCGGGCGCGACATCTCGGCCGCCGTCTACCGCCACGTCGCGCGGCGCTGA